The proteins below are encoded in one region of Candidatus Deferrimicrobiaceae bacterium:
- a CDS encoding Na/Pi cotransporter family protein yields the protein MMDALFLQVIGGVFLLLYGVRLTGQGFELAFGAKLSRLWVGPGGGRFRAFGAGVLSTSLIQSSGAVVAMVVSFTEIAPLSLPQSLAVVLGADLGSTVTIQILSFRIYQYAFLVVSIGVILSLWGRKRTLRAIGQGILGFGLLLLALKFLAGAASEIGSVTSLRLLMADLAQAPLVSFLLGVLLSALFQSGTAVMILLIAFSQQGVLPLPAVLPLVLGANVGGTSLAFTASSGLAAEGRRVAWGHLLMKTVGAALFLPFFSAAQGFLSLMSPDPSRIVANAHTMFNFTLAILFFPLLPRLSSALCRVVPGKTSLVPAGEPAYLDRDHLPATGAALGQVAREIVRMADMIQEMQELGLQAIRSMDVDLVTRIARADDDVDRLTREVKVFLSKLGEGALDPEQTRRAVAYISIVSDLENIGDFLDKTLGEHLRKLAERNQRFSEEGSRELQSLMREVESMYGEAVSAFVTRDERAAEIVIARKKVVGQRERQLRIAHIHRLQKGTPESLESSAAHLDILSSWKVIASHCASIAYNVIQMDA from the coding sequence ATGATGGACGCCCTTTTCCTCCAGGTGATCGGGGGGGTATTCCTGCTCCTGTACGGAGTCCGGCTGACCGGACAGGGGTTCGAGCTCGCGTTCGGGGCGAAGCTTTCCCGGCTCTGGGTCGGCCCCGGCGGCGGCAGATTCCGCGCCTTCGGCGCGGGGGTCTTGAGCACCTCCCTGATCCAGAGTTCGGGCGCCGTCGTCGCGATGGTTGTCTCGTTCACCGAGATCGCGCCTCTTTCCCTGCCCCAGTCCCTCGCGGTCGTCCTCGGCGCCGACTTGGGGAGCACGGTCACCATCCAGATCCTGTCTTTCCGGATTTACCAGTACGCCTTCCTCGTCGTTTCCATCGGCGTGATCCTCTCCCTGTGGGGAAGAAAGAGAACCCTCCGGGCGATCGGGCAGGGAATCCTCGGGTTCGGCCTCCTCCTGCTCGCCCTGAAGTTCCTTGCGGGCGCCGCCTCGGAGATCGGAAGCGTCACTTCCCTTCGCCTCCTGATGGCGGATCTCGCGCAGGCCCCGCTGGTCTCGTTCCTCTTGGGCGTGCTCCTGAGCGCCCTGTTCCAGAGCGGGACGGCGGTCATGATTCTCCTGATCGCGTTCTCCCAGCAGGGAGTGCTTCCGTTGCCCGCCGTTCTGCCCCTGGTCCTCGGGGCGAATGTGGGGGGGACCTCCCTGGCCTTTACCGCCTCCTCGGGTCTGGCCGCGGAGGGGAGGAGGGTCGCCTGGGGGCACCTGCTGATGAAGACCGTCGGCGCGGCCCTGTTTCTCCCGTTCTTTTCGGCAGCCCAGGGGTTTCTCTCTCTGATGTCGCCGGACCCGTCCCGGATCGTCGCCAACGCCCACACGATGTTCAACTTCACGCTGGCCATCCTCTTTTTTCCCCTCCTTCCCCGCCTGTCCTCCGCCCTCTGCCGGGTGGTCCCCGGGAAGACATCCCTGGTCCCCGCGGGGGAGCCGGCCTACCTGGACCGGGACCATCTGCCCGCGACAGGGGCAGCCCTCGGACAGGTGGCGCGGGAGATCGTGCGGATGGCGGACATGATCCAGGAAATGCAGGAACTGGGGCTCCAGGCGATCCGCAGCATGGATGTCGACCTCGTCACCCGGATCGCCCGGGCGGACGACGACGTCGACCGGCTGACCCGCGAGGTGAAGGTATTCCTCTCGAAGCTCGGCGAGGGAGCTCTGGACCCGGAGCAGACCCGCCGCGCCGTGGCCTACATCTCCATCGTCTCCGATCTGGAGAATATCGGGGATTTCCTCGACAAGACGCTGGGCGAACACCTGCGCAAGCTGGCGGAGCGGAACCAGCGCTTCTCGGAGGAGGGATCCAGGGAGCTGCAGTCGCTGATGCGCGAGGTGGAGTCGATGTACGGCGAGGCGGTGTCCGCCTTCGTGACCCGGGACGAGAGAGCCGCCGAGATCGTGATTGCCCGGAAAAAGGTCGTCGGCCAGAGGGAACGGCAGTTGCGCATCGCCCACATCCATCGTCTGCAGAAGGGGACCCCCGAGTCGCTCGAGTCCAGCGCCGCCCACCTGGACATCCTCTCCTCCTGGAAGGTGATCGCGTCCCACTGCGCCTCCATCGCCTACAACGTCATCCAGATGGATGCCTGA
- the smc gene encoding chromosome segregation protein SMC has protein sequence MKLRKLELFGFKSFYDKISFDFSDGITAIVGPNGCGKSNIVDAIRWVLGEHAPSYLRSKVLEDVIFAGSDAAGPMGMAEVSLTFSNEDGVAPPGYEAYAEVQVTRRTFRDGESEFFINRIPCRLKDIAELFLDTGAGARGYAIIEQGKIMTIVNARPEEKRMIIEEAAGVAKFRVRKKEAERKMENTRQNLARVRDILDEVRRQLGSLERQVRKAEKYKVLKDELRDLDLGIAERRFRILTQERSRIAGELSSLEDALFALRSEITALEAERESERLRQAEAEAAVGSLRAVHAGLKEEIARRQAEWEGKGREAQQLSALVTETGEEIVSLTAEAAELSRRMREAEETARKVQEARTTSRERLAGLAAEAEKAQAGFTETHGMAEQAKSDLMVRVALHSNALSGAESVQKVIEENARAVARLNDRVAESEALARGAEEQHGQACAAGEEGREGLAGVEKEWEETGSLLAEQTARLDTVADTRRKTEGRLEATHSRLSALSRVQEQRDWASSGVRAVLQHYLGNGDGGREHGIYGVIGELLETDAPYERAVEAVLGERIQSIVVRDQAEGLSALQYLKESREGRGAFMPVTLRTREELPPYGKEEGVIAPLTEVVRVPEECGDLVRGLLGGILLVRDLQSALMLWNRNGVWSSYVTLDGDLITADGMLVGGAQEQGESRVLAVKREIRELEQEMESLSAERSRNVEEEEEARSARASLEGRHKDLFSLREEQKGRHAEAQQRRAVLEVAMLQARATLGSLVQERQYLEAELSRMTSERDASEEVARKSGHARGEEEERVRTLVALVEERRDAMEEIRTKLHAAEIEWTGLDEKFRSGEALLAGLRESYEGRLAMVEERERRIAAYEGKVAELSRAVEEGRGAIEAAAVDLAARQEEIDRRLGENAELSAGIASREGTLKEKRQRETAEITRLSEQRLAAQRVEMDLEHLDNTIYQRYEVHPSEIAGRTDAGGEEEGELSGWEARVGEVRARMAAIGEVNLASLEEHRELAERHAFLLSQKEDLEKSLEDLAKAIQRINRTTRDRFSAAFDSINDKFQEIFPKLFLGGRAALKLLDEGNLLESGVEIVAQPPGKKLQSLNLLSGGEKALTAISLIFSIFLVKPSPFCLLDEADAPLDDANIDRFNSIVREMSSNYQFLLITHNKRTMELADVLYGITMEKPGISKVVSVQFQS, from the coding sequence ATGAAGCTTAGAAAGCTTGAACTTTTCGGATTCAAATCCTTCTACGACAAGATCAGCTTCGACTTTTCCGACGGCATCACGGCGATCGTGGGCCCCAACGGGTGCGGGAAGTCGAATATCGTCGACGCCATCCGGTGGGTGCTCGGGGAGCACGCCCCCTCCTATCTGCGGAGCAAGGTCCTGGAAGACGTGATCTTCGCCGGCTCCGACGCCGCCGGCCCGATGGGGATGGCCGAGGTTTCCCTGACCTTCAGCAATGAAGACGGAGTCGCCCCTCCCGGGTACGAGGCCTACGCCGAGGTGCAGGTCACCCGGCGCACCTTCCGCGACGGCGAAAGCGAGTTCTTCATCAACCGGATCCCCTGCCGGCTGAAAGACATCGCCGAGCTGTTCCTCGACACGGGCGCGGGCGCGCGCGGGTACGCCATCATCGAGCAGGGCAAGATCATGACCATCGTGAACGCCCGGCCCGAAGAAAAGAGGATGATCATCGAGGAGGCGGCCGGGGTGGCCAAGTTCCGGGTCCGGAAGAAGGAAGCGGAGCGCAAGATGGAGAACACCCGGCAGAATCTTGCCCGGGTGAGGGACATCCTCGACGAAGTCAGGCGGCAGCTGGGGAGCCTGGAGCGCCAGGTTCGCAAGGCGGAGAAGTACAAGGTGCTCAAGGACGAACTCCGGGATCTCGACCTCGGGATCGCGGAACGGAGATTTCGGATCCTCACGCAGGAGAGGTCCCGCATTGCAGGGGAGCTTTCCTCTCTGGAAGACGCGCTTTTCGCCCTTCGCTCGGAGATCACGGCCCTGGAGGCGGAACGGGAATCGGAGAGGTTGCGGCAGGCGGAGGCGGAAGCCGCCGTGGGCTCCCTGCGCGCGGTCCACGCGGGCCTGAAAGAGGAAATCGCCCGGAGGCAGGCGGAGTGGGAGGGGAAGGGCCGGGAGGCGCAGCAGCTCTCCGCGCTGGTCACGGAGACGGGGGAGGAGATCGTATCCCTTACGGCGGAGGCCGCCGAGCTTTCCCGCCGGATGCGGGAAGCGGAGGAGACCGCCCGCAAGGTCCAGGAAGCACGGACAACCTCGCGCGAACGGCTTGCCGGTTTGGCGGCGGAGGCGGAGAAGGCGCAGGCCGGGTTCACCGAGACCCACGGGATGGCCGAGCAGGCGAAATCCGACCTCATGGTGCGCGTGGCTCTCCACTCGAACGCCCTCTCCGGGGCGGAGTCGGTTCAGAAAGTGATCGAGGAGAACGCGAGGGCGGTGGCACGGTTGAACGATAGGGTCGCGGAGTCGGAGGCCCTCGCCCGCGGCGCGGAGGAACAGCACGGCCAGGCGTGCGCGGCCGGGGAAGAGGGCCGGGAAGGGCTGGCGGGGGTGGAAAAGGAGTGGGAGGAGACGGGATCGCTCCTGGCCGAACAGACCGCACGCCTCGACACGGTGGCCGATACCCGCAGAAAAACGGAAGGCAGGCTCGAGGCGACCCATTCCCGCCTGTCCGCGCTCTCCCGGGTGCAGGAGCAGCGGGACTGGGCCTCATCGGGTGTCCGGGCCGTGCTGCAGCACTACCTGGGAAACGGTGACGGGGGCAGAGAACACGGCATCTACGGGGTCATCGGGGAACTGCTCGAGACCGACGCGCCGTACGAAAGAGCCGTGGAGGCGGTCCTCGGCGAGCGGATCCAGTCCATCGTCGTCCGGGACCAGGCCGAAGGTCTTTCCGCCCTCCAGTACCTCAAGGAATCCCGCGAGGGGAGGGGAGCGTTCATGCCGGTGACGCTGCGGACGCGTGAGGAACTCCCCCCCTACGGGAAGGAGGAGGGCGTGATCGCCCCGCTGACCGAGGTCGTGCGCGTGCCCGAGGAGTGCGGGGATCTCGTGCGCGGCCTGCTGGGGGGGATCCTCCTTGTGCGCGACCTGCAAAGCGCCCTCATGCTCTGGAACCGAAACGGCGTGTGGAGCTCCTACGTGACCCTCGACGGCGATTTGATCACCGCCGACGGCATGCTGGTGGGCGGCGCGCAGGAGCAGGGGGAGTCCCGGGTCCTTGCGGTGAAGCGCGAGATCCGGGAACTCGAGCAGGAGATGGAGAGTCTCTCGGCCGAGCGGTCCCGGAACGTGGAGGAAGAGGAGGAGGCAAGGAGTGCCCGGGCGTCGCTCGAGGGGAGGCATAAGGATCTGTTCTCCCTGCGCGAGGAGCAAAAAGGGCGGCATGCCGAGGCGCAGCAGAGGAGGGCCGTGCTCGAGGTGGCGATGCTGCAGGCCCGCGCCACCCTCGGGTCGCTCGTCCAGGAAAGGCAGTACCTCGAGGCCGAACTCTCCCGGATGACATCGGAACGGGATGCCTCGGAGGAAGTTGCGAGGAAGTCCGGCCACGCCCGGGGAGAAGAAGAGGAGCGCGTCCGGACGCTTGTCGCCTTGGTGGAGGAGAGGCGGGACGCGATGGAGGAGATTCGGACGAAGCTCCACGCCGCGGAGATCGAGTGGACGGGGCTCGACGAGAAGTTCCGGTCCGGGGAGGCGCTTCTCGCGGGGTTGCGGGAGTCGTACGAGGGAAGACTGGCCATGGTCGAGGAACGGGAGAGGCGCATCGCGGCCTACGAGGGGAAGGTGGCCGAGCTCTCTCGCGCCGTCGAGGAAGGCCGGGGAGCCATCGAGGCGGCCGCCGTCGATCTGGCGGCGAGGCAGGAGGAAATCGACCGGCGCCTCGGCGAGAACGCGGAGCTGTCCGCGGGGATTGCGTCGAGGGAAGGGACGCTGAAAGAAAAACGTCAGCGCGAGACCGCCGAGATCACCCGTCTCTCGGAGCAGCGGCTTGCGGCCCAGCGCGTGGAGATGGACCTGGAGCACCTGGACAACACGATCTACCAGAGGTACGAGGTCCATCCCTCGGAGATCGCCGGCCGGACGGACGCCGGAGGGGAAGAGGAGGGAGAACTGTCCGGCTGGGAAGCCCGGGTCGGAGAGGTGCGGGCGCGCATGGCCGCCATCGGCGAGGTGAACCTCGCCTCCCTCGAGGAGCACCGGGAGCTCGCCGAGCGTCACGCCTTCCTCCTGTCGCAGAAGGAGGACCTCGAGAAATCCCTCGAGGATCTCGCCAAGGCCATCCAGAGAATCAACCGGACGACGCGGGACCGGTTCTCCGCGGCGTTCGACAGCATCAACGATAAGTTCCAGGAGATCTTCCCCAAACTGTTCCTGGGGGGACGGGCCGCCCTGAAACTGCTCGACGAGGGAAATCTGTTGGAATCGGGCGTGGAGATCGTGGCGCAGCCGCCGGGCAAGAAGCTCCAGTCCCTGAACCTCCTCTCCGGAGGGGAGAAGGCGCTGACCGCCATCAGCCTCATCTTCTCGATCTTCCTTGTCAAACCTTCTCCCTTCTGCCTGCTCGACGAGGCGGATGCCCCCCTGGACGATGCCAACATCGACCGGTTCAACTCGATCGTCCGGGAGATGTCGTCGAACTACCAGTTTCTCCTCATCACGCACAACAAGCGGACGATGGAGCTCGCCGACGTGTTATACGGAATCACCATGGAAAAACCGGGCATCTCCAAGGTGGTTTCGGTGCAATTCCAGTCCTGA
- a CDS encoding cell division protein ZapA, protein MGDRFNVNIAGYALTVSTERTAEHMERLSELLNKRVREIQKSGGTANYLHVVMLAAMKLGDEVLELREALDAEKRRFEEKSQELLGVLDKALK, encoded by the coding sequence ATGGGCGACCGGTTCAATGTGAACATCGCCGGTTATGCGCTCACCGTTTCGACCGAGCGGACGGCGGAACACATGGAGCGGCTGAGCGAACTTCTGAACAAGAGGGTTCGGGAGATCCAGAAGTCCGGCGGAACCGCGAACTATCTCCACGTGGTCATGCTGGCCGCCATGAAGCTGGGAGACGAGGTCCTCGAGCTTCGTGAGGCACTCGACGCGGAAAAACGGCGTTTCGAGGAAAAAAGCCAGGAACTCCTGGGGGTGCTGGACAAGGCATTGAAATAG
- a CDS encoding TIGR00282 family metallophosphoesterase → MWVLFLGDVVGKPGRRVVREFLSRIRSHRDIDLIIANGENAAGGVGVTGPAVRELFDAGVDVLTGGNHTWDKREGLPLVRDEEKVLRPANYPPGVDGRGWGVFHGRSGSPYVVVSLIGRVFMGQYDCPFRWMDESVPEMKRHAATVIVDFHAEATSEKRAMAFHLDGRVSAVAGTHTHVQTRDAQVMPGGTGYITDAGMCGPTNSVIGMDAGDVLRRFLTQVPTRFEVASGEAEAAGVFFEIDPASGVCRGAEAFAMSETMMRGREAWMRF, encoded by the coding sequence ATGTGGGTTCTCTTCCTCGGCGACGTGGTCGGCAAACCCGGCAGGAGGGTGGTGCGGGAATTCCTGTCCCGGATCCGATCGCACCGGGACATCGACCTGATCATCGCCAACGGCGAGAACGCCGCCGGAGGGGTGGGGGTGACCGGGCCGGCGGTCCGGGAGCTCTTCGACGCAGGGGTGGACGTGCTGACGGGCGGGAACCACACCTGGGACAAGCGGGAAGGGCTGCCCCTCGTGCGGGACGAGGAGAAGGTCTTGCGCCCCGCCAACTACCCGCCGGGAGTGGACGGCCGCGGATGGGGCGTCTTTCATGGGCGGAGCGGGTCCCCGTATGTCGTTGTATCCCTGATCGGCCGGGTCTTCATGGGTCAGTATGACTGCCCGTTTCGCTGGATGGACGAGTCGGTGCCGGAGATGAAGCGGCATGCCGCGACGGTCATCGTCGACTTCCACGCGGAAGCGACCTCGGAGAAACGGGCGATGGCGTTCCACCTCGATGGGAGGGTTTCCGCGGTCGCAGGGACCCACACCCATGTCCAGACGCGGGACGCGCAGGTCATGCCCGGGGGGACCGGCTACATCACCGACGCGGGAATGTGCGGACCGACGAACTCCGTGATCGGGATGGATGCCGGCGACGTCCTGCGGCGTTTTCTCACCCAGGTGCCGACCCGCTTCGAGGTGGCCTCGGGCGAGGCGGAAGCCGCCGGCGTCTTCTTCGAGATCGACCCGGCGTCCGGGGTGTGTCGCGGCGCGGAGGCGTTCGCGATGAGCGAAACCATGATGAGGGGCCGGGAAGCATGGATGCGATTCTGA
- the ftsY gene encoding signal recognition particle-docking protein FtsY — MATHDDKRNGSFLSRLKIGLSKTRELLLMNVEAVARGIGPVDETVLAELEEALILADAGADLARKYREGLRTKWRRGELPNVDALRTELRKMVAETLAPRMVPLSVAPPYPFVVLVVGVNGVGKTTTIGKIAHHLGEEGHPVLLAAGDTFRAAAIGQLRVWAERAGADIVHHKEGSDSSAVVFDALRAAKARGSHVVLVDTAGRLHTKAHLMEEMRKVVRVIGKEVPGAPQEVLLVLDATNGRNAIAQAKTFQEVTGVTGIVLTKLDGTAKGGVVLAVTQETDIPIRFIGVGESVDDLKPFDAASFASAIF; from the coding sequence ATGGCCACCCACGACGACAAGCGAAACGGGTCCTTTCTCTCGCGCCTCAAGATCGGGCTGTCGAAAACCCGCGAGCTCCTCTTGATGAACGTCGAGGCGGTCGCCCGCGGGATCGGTCCGGTGGACGAAACCGTCCTGGCGGAGCTGGAGGAGGCGCTCATCCTGGCCGACGCGGGCGCGGATCTCGCCCGGAAGTACAGGGAAGGTCTCCGGACGAAGTGGCGACGGGGGGAATTGCCGAACGTCGATGCGCTTCGCACCGAGCTGCGAAAAATGGTCGCGGAAACCCTCGCTCCGAGGATGGTGCCTTTGTCGGTGGCGCCCCCCTACCCGTTCGTCGTCCTCGTGGTAGGGGTGAACGGCGTCGGGAAAACGACCACGATCGGCAAGATCGCCCACCACTTGGGGGAGGAGGGGCACCCCGTCCTCCTTGCGGCGGGCGACACGTTCCGGGCCGCCGCCATCGGGCAGTTGAGGGTGTGGGCCGAGCGGGCGGGAGCCGACATCGTCCATCACAAGGAAGGGTCCGATTCCTCCGCCGTCGTCTTCGACGCGCTCCGGGCCGCCAAGGCGAGGGGGTCGCACGTCGTTCTGGTCGACACGGCCGGGCGCCTTCACACCAAGGCGCACCTGATGGAAGAGATGCGCAAGGTCGTGCGCGTCATCGGGAAGGAGGTTCCGGGCGCTCCCCAGGAAGTGCTCCTCGTTCTCGACGCAACCAACGGCAGGAACGCCATCGCCCAGGCGAAGACCTTCCAGGAGGTCACCGGGGTCACCGGGATCGTTCTCACCAAACTGGACGGTACCGCGAAGGGGGGTGTGGTCCTCGCGGTCACCCAGGAAACCGACATCCCCATCCGGTTCATCGGAGTGGGGGAATCGGTGGACGATTTGAAGCCATTCGATGCCGCAAGCTTCGCCTCCGCGATCTTCTGA
- the rny gene encoding ribonuclease Y: MNTNMIIIAALAVLVAGLALVVLSLMSKKKFAEDRAQEAAAKAEEILHNARKEAENTLKEAVLQAKDYQLQMKLDFERETRERKNEISQLEKRLLQKEDTLDRKTETLEGRSQEFAKKEKELAESEHRLARGNQELQDLTRSAKENLERISEVTADQAKSELVEMIADEARLDAAKKVRAIEEEFKEEAGQKAQKMIALAVQRYAADYVAERVVTAVPLPSEEMKGRIIGREGRNIRAFEAATGIDVIIDDTPEAVILSGFNPVRREVARIALTRLVQDGRIHPARIEETVEKVAKEVEEIIREAGEQALFDLGLHGLHPELVKLIGKLKYRTSYGQNIYTHSLEVAFLCGMIASELGLSAKVAKRAGLLHDIGKAVDHEVEGPHALIGADLCKKYGESARVIHAIAAHHEDESPRDVLPILVQAADALSGARPGARREMLANYLKRLEDLEKIAKSFAGVEKSYAIQAGREVRIIVDNHKISDDLATMLARDIAKKVETELSYPGQIRVTVIRETRAVEYAR; encoded by the coding sequence TTGAATACGAATATGATCATCATCGCGGCGCTTGCGGTGCTCGTGGCGGGCCTCGCGCTCGTCGTTCTCTCTCTGATGTCGAAGAAGAAATTTGCGGAGGATCGGGCCCAGGAAGCGGCGGCGAAGGCCGAGGAGATTCTCCACAATGCAAGGAAGGAGGCCGAGAACACCCTCAAGGAGGCGGTTCTCCAGGCCAAGGATTATCAGCTCCAAATGAAACTCGATTTCGAGCGGGAGACCCGCGAGCGAAAGAACGAGATCAGCCAGCTCGAGAAGCGACTTCTCCAGAAGGAAGACACGCTCGACCGGAAGACCGAGACCCTCGAGGGCCGGTCGCAGGAATTTGCAAAGAAGGAAAAGGAGCTGGCCGAGTCGGAGCACAGGCTTGCACGGGGGAACCAGGAACTCCAGGACCTGACCCGCAGTGCGAAGGAAAACCTCGAGCGGATCTCGGAGGTGACGGCCGACCAGGCGAAGTCCGAACTCGTGGAGATGATCGCGGACGAGGCCAGGCTGGACGCAGCGAAGAAGGTCCGCGCGATCGAGGAAGAGTTCAAGGAGGAGGCGGGGCAGAAGGCCCAGAAGATGATTGCGCTCGCCGTCCAGAGGTACGCGGCCGATTACGTCGCCGAGCGCGTCGTCACGGCGGTTCCCCTCCCCTCGGAGGAGATGAAGGGGAGGATCATCGGGAGGGAGGGGCGCAACATCCGGGCGTTCGAGGCGGCGACGGGGATCGATGTCATCATCGACGACACCCCCGAGGCGGTTATCCTGTCGGGGTTCAACCCCGTGCGCCGCGAGGTCGCGAGGATCGCCCTCACCCGACTGGTACAGGACGGGCGCATCCATCCCGCCCGGATCGAGGAAACGGTAGAGAAGGTGGCCAAGGAGGTGGAGGAGATCATCCGCGAGGCGGGGGAACAGGCCCTGTTCGATCTGGGTCTCCACGGGCTCCACCCCGAGCTGGTCAAGCTCATCGGAAAGCTCAAGTACCGGACCTCGTACGGCCAGAACATCTACACCCACTCCCTCGAGGTGGCGTTCCTCTGCGGGATGATCGCTTCCGAGCTGGGTCTTTCCGCCAAGGTCGCCAAACGGGCGGGGCTTCTGCACGACATCGGCAAGGCGGTGGACCACGAGGTCGAGGGACCTCACGCCCTGATCGGCGCGGACCTGTGCAAGAAGTACGGCGAATCCGCCCGTGTCATCCATGCCATCGCCGCCCACCACGAGGACGAGTCCCCGCGGGACGTGCTGCCCATTCTCGTCCAGGCGGCCGATGCGCTCTCCGGGGCGAGGCCGGGGGCCCGCCGCGAGATGCTGGCCAACTACCTCAAGCGTCTGGAGGATCTCGAAAAGATCGCGAAGTCGTTCGCGGGGGTGGAGAAGTCCTACGCCATCCAGGCCGGACGGGAGGTGCGCATCATCGTCGACAACCACAAGATAAGCGACGACCTGGCCACGATGCTTGCGCGGGACATCGCGAAAAAGGTCGAGACCGAGCTATCCTATCCCGGCCAGATCCGCGTCACCGTCATCCGCGAGACGCGCGCCGTGGAATACGCCCGCTAG
- a CDS encoding 5-formyltetrahydrofolate cyclo-ligase — MFAGERKARLRRNERRRFSPEEPDRERAGKSLQVQDRFLAAFPPASGRKIALYAAVRGEVGTDLIRERCLAAGAFLYYPRMCEDGNLTFFRHEENDGWERGRFGIREPRAVPGREGIRKGFDLVVVPGLAFDAAGRRLGQGHGYYDRFLFGLGGTAVTVGLAFSWQLVPEVPVDAWDVPVDAVVTETGVVERDIK, encoded by the coding sequence ATGTTCGCCGGAGAGCGGAAAGCGCGTCTTCGCCGGAACGAGCGGAGGCGTTTTAGCCCCGAAGAGCCGGACCGGGAGCGCGCGGGAAAAAGCCTCCAGGTGCAGGACCGGTTCCTGGCCGCGTTTCCGCCGGCCTCCGGCAGGAAGATCGCCCTGTATGCGGCGGTGCGCGGGGAAGTCGGGACCGACCTTATCCGCGAACGCTGCCTTGCCGCAGGGGCGTTTCTTTATTACCCCCGGATGTGCGAGGACGGCAACCTCACCTTCTTCCGCCATGAGGAGAACGACGGATGGGAGCGGGGAAGATTCGGAATCCGGGAGCCTCGGGCCGTACCGGGCAGGGAAGGGATCCGGAAAGGGTTCGACCTGGTCGTCGTCCCCGGTCTCGCATTCGATGCGGCCGGCAGGCGGCTGGGGCAGGGTCACGGCTATTACGATCGTTTTCTTTTTGGTCTCGGCGGGACGGCGGTGACGGTCGGGCTGGCCTTTTCCTGGCAACTGGTTCCGGAGGTCCCCGTGGACGCGTGGGACGTCCCCGTCGACGCCGTGGTCACGGAAACCGGTGTTGTCGAGCGGGACATAAAATAG
- the tyrS gene encoding tyrosine--tRNA ligase, with the protein MDAILKSLKRGTIDLISEEELEGKLRRAQKGKKALRVKAGFDPTAPDLHLGHTVLIQKLKHFQEAGHQVVFLIGDFTGMIGDPSGKVETRKPLTREDVERNAQTYRQQIFKILDPERTEVRFNSEWLSPLSIEEMVRIAGQMTVARMLERDDFRRRYEENRPISIHEFLYPLFQGYDSVALRADVELGGTDQKFNLLVGRDLQRVWGQEPQVVITTPLLVGLDGVNKMSKSLENYVGITEEPDTIFGKLMSISDDLMLQYYELLSDISLGEWERLKGGIADGSRHPMEAKLALSREIVARFHGDAAAKESEEGFRKRFSRKEFPEDARRVSGSALAGKTDLTSVVSTVSLSFRSKAAARRLIEQGGLEVNGERASDPLGEIPLRGEIRLKIGKKEFIILSFE; encoded by the coding sequence ATGGATGCGATTCTGAAGTCTCTCAAGCGGGGAACGATCGACCTCATTTCCGAGGAGGAGCTCGAGGGAAAGCTCCGGCGGGCACAAAAGGGGAAGAAAGCCCTCCGCGTGAAGGCGGGCTTCGACCCGACCGCTCCCGATTTGCATCTGGGGCACACCGTGCTCATCCAGAAACTGAAGCACTTCCAGGAGGCGGGGCACCAGGTGGTGTTTCTCATCGGGGACTTCACGGGGATGATCGGCGACCCCAGCGGGAAGGTCGAGACCCGCAAGCCCCTGACGCGGGAGGACGTGGAGCGCAACGCGCAGACCTACCGGCAGCAGATCTTCAAGATCCTCGACCCGGAAAGGACCGAAGTCCGGTTCAACTCGGAGTGGCTTTCGCCGCTTTCCATCGAGGAGATGGTGCGCATCGCGGGGCAGATGACGGTCGCCCGCATGCTGGAGAGGGACGACTTCCGCCGCCGGTACGAGGAGAACCGACCGATCTCGATCCACGAATTCCTCTACCCGCTTTTCCAGGGGTACGACTCGGTCGCCTTGCGCGCGGACGTGGAGCTCGGGGGGACCGACCAGAAGTTCAACCTGCTGGTGGGGCGCGATCTCCAGCGCGTCTGGGGGCAGGAGCCCCAGGTCGTCATCACCACGCCGCTTCTCGTCGGGCTGGACGGAGTGAACAAGATGAGCAAGAGCCTGGAGAACTATGTGGGGATCACGGAGGAGCCGGACACGATCTTCGGGAAACTGATGTCGATCTCCGACGACCTGATGCTCCAGTACTACGAACTGCTTTCCGACATCTCCCTGGGGGAGTGGGAGAGGCTGAAAGGGGGAATTGCGGACGGATCGCGCCATCCGATGGAAGCCAAACTGGCCCTGTCACGGGAGATCGTCGCGCGCTTTCACGGGGATGCCGCCGCGAAGGAATCGGAAGAAGGCTTCCGGAAGCGGTTCTCCCGGAAGGAATTCCCGGAGGATGCCCGGCGCGTGTCCGGCAGCGCGCTCGCCGGGAAAACCGACCTCACGTCGGTCGTCTCCACGGTCTCCCTCTCCTTCCGCTCCAAGGCGGCGGCCAGGCGCCTTATCGAGCAAGGCGGCCTGGAGGTCAACGGGGAGCGGGCGAGCGATCCCCTCGGAGAGATCCCCCTCCGCGGCGAAATCCGGTTGAAAATCGGGAAGAAAGAATTCATCATCCTTTCGTTCGAATGA